The Mustelus asterias chromosome 1, sMusAst1.hap1.1, whole genome shotgun sequence genomic interval GACGTGGTTTTGACGTAGAAACGGAAATCATGTTACACAGCGTGCTTTAGTGGTTGACTCACCAAAAACTTTGCTGCGCACGGATGTAGCAGATTCTCAGTTACTGCCAAGATGAACCTTAATGGTGACTACCTACAGTTAATACTGACACTGCAATGCACTCATATGTTGCTTCAAATAACTGAAGGTAAGCTATAAGCATTATCTTTTTGAAAATGAAATAGGTCTAATCACAATTTTGTTCTGCTGCTTAAAACAGTTTATTAACAGAATGTAATTTGGATATTAGTTACATTACAGTATGTTTGGGAATATACTGTGATAAGTGTCTTCTGTAAATTCAAACAAGCTCTTTAAATGTTATTCTCATAGGGAGGGAATTTATCTTTATACTCTCAGTCAAAAGTAGTTGATTACCATAAATTAATAATTTCTTCCCTTGACAGGAGAATCAGAGAGGATTGAAGTCTCTCAATCTCCTCCAGAAATAAAGGCCCCCGAGGGAAAAACAATCAACATGGAGTGCGCTTGTGAAGAGGCTCTACAGATGGATAGTATAAGGTTTGATTGGACCAAAGACTCAAAACCAATCCTCAATTCAACCAGTTCAACTAAAACTAAAGTTTACGACAATAGACTCTCTTACACCATTAGCAAAGCAAAAGCAAAGCTGGAAATTAAAAGTATCACTCAGGATGATGCGGGACTCTATCGCTGTGAGGTTTTTATTGAAATACCACCGCCAGTTCGAAAAGGCTCTGGAAATGGAACACAATTAATTGTGCAAGGTAATGTCCTCTAAAGTCATAAAATAAAATGGAATTTAAATGTGATGCTCAAATGCTTGCCAAACAAATATTTTTAATCCTCTCTTATCCAGGCAACATTACTGATATTTGAATATAAAAGAACTGCCAAGAATCAATTTGAAACAATATAATGTTCATATTATCATCAAATTACTTAGTGGTAGCAGTGAGACTCTAGGTCCCATTAAAAACTTAAAGAACAGTAAACTTCATAGTTTTGATTTTACAATTGTATATGACTGGCTTAGATTGAAAAATCATACAAAATTGTGCAAAGAGGATGGCATCAAGTCATAGGACAAACTGATTAGGCAACATTATCAGGTTCCAGAATGGTTCAAAAATGATAGATGTGATACaaagaagatttttaaaaactgcaaatgCCGTACCTCTG includes:
- the LOC144492308 gene encoding uncharacterized protein LOC144492308 is translated as MNLNGDYLQLILTLQCTHMLLQITEGESERIEVSQSPPEIKAPEGKTINMECACEEALQMDSIRFDWTKDSKPILNSTSSTKTKVYDNRLSYTISKAKAKLEIKSITQDDAGLYRCEVFIEIPPPVRKGSGNGTQLIVQASQNNYWPVLGAFILLVILVPAILYYKKRQKSQRNSTMPVPVHVVREEVNEENHENEGNEENSSSRGSSHWMTSSLYESFDYFAIRDENEEISCAASDR